ccattaattcagcccatttattatttttttacTTTCAAGTTTGGTCAGCGACATGGGCCCAGCCCAATAGAATTTTTATGTTTTAGGCCACAGCCTTTTACTGTCCACATATTTTTAGGCCTCGCCTTTTTCCAGCCCACTtgctagtttttttgtttcttttccatTTTAAAGTAGGTCCCACTAGTCAAATGGGAACCAAATTACCAGGTTTGCTGTTTGGGTACCACAGGTCAGTTCTATATTTGTGCAAATAGATAATTTGATTCAAAAAGAGCCAATAAGGCACAATATTTCATACAACAGCCAAGCATAGTacaattctactccctccgttccaaaatagatgacccaactttgtactaacttggtacaaagttgggtcatctattttggaacggagggagtagtatttagctATAGAATACAACTAAATATACACATAACTATCTCCAGTGTGCTAAAACGCATTGTTTAGTGTAGTTTTTCTTCGGGATTCGTCTTCCTATAGCTCCTGTACACCCAACTTTTGAAGAATGAAAGCCAGCATATGCAAACAATAAATTATGAAAAGTTAGACACATAATCAAGTGAATCCGTGAATATAAAATTCTCATAACGATGAAAAATTGCTGCAGAACTTTAGATTTAACATGAAACCATGCATATAACATTCTCATAACAGTGAAAACTGAGATATTTTGCAAATGATTAAGTACCAGCACAGTGCAAGTTAACACAATAGATGAAGAACAACGGGTAAGGGAGCAGCGAGACACAAGCCGTATGCATTACAGGCAGTCAAACAGTTCAGGGAAcaacaaacatgcatgcatgcaattgaAGTACGTACTAGTAGTACAACACAATGCCAGGTTGGAGCAAATCATGCTTAAGCAAACAATGGCAGCAGCATGGCATAACCAAATAATAATGTGAGCAAACAACTGGATATGAGTCGCACTTGACCACAACAACGAATGTGCTACAATACTTGAGCTTCAGGCAGGGAGGAAGGATTAGACAGATGACACCTGGACAAAATACTTGAGCGCGATGCCCGGGACGGTGACCCCACGACGGAGGGCACGCGAGAGCGCAAATTGGGCGAGGGAGGCAGCGTGCCAGAAGGCCCTGGTGGCCGGGTCGCTGAGGACGTGGCGCATGCCCGAGGGCGCGTGGAAGGTGGCCTCCAGCACGGCGCGGTCGGAGGCGACGGTGCTCAAGAGGCGGCAGGCGCAGGCCGCCCGCACGACATCCGCGGGCGGGAGCCGGTGCAGGGCCGTCACAGATCCCAGGTCCTCAACACTCCAACAGCAGCAATCCAGTGCCTTCTTCTCCTGCTCGCTCTTTTTCTCCTGGGCTTGCTCCTTCTCCTGGGTGTGCTCCTtcttctcctacaacaacagcaacATCAGGTTAATGACAACAACAGTTTGAGAACAGCAGCATGTCAATTAGAACAGCATCAACTCCCGGGAATGCTTTAATTTAGTCCATTTCTTTGATCAAGAACTTATCCTAAGGACGATGTGCTATCAAACTTTGGAAAATACAGTATGAATATGACAACAATAGCAGCAAGTCCTACACTAAACTAAGCAATCATGATTTCTAACAACAGCAATCATCATCAGAAAGTCCTAACTTAACAGCagcaaagagaagagaagagaggaaaaTAGAAGAAAAGAGATGAGAAGCTTTTGTTAATGAAAAAGAATTACTCATCTTTTCAAATGAATCAAATGAGTAGCTCTACACTGGAGCTCCACCACATCCTCTCGGGTGTAGGATCTCATAGACAGCATAGTCACCACCAGTAGATAGATGCATGAAGAAAACTGAATAAATATAACAGAATACTTCATGGAGAAGTTGGATAAGATGCATCGAGCAAGCAACTAATTTAGTAAGTAGTGCTCCAAGGTATTCCACATTTCAGGTGCAGCTTGCAAGCCAGCATGGAGAAAAATCTGCATCTTCTCATTGTCAGCTATGACAAATGGGTGCAAACAGGAAACATGCTGAAACTTGACTGTTAAGAAAACCATTGATCAAGTCGTCAAATCGATTCTCTAGTTCAACAAGTAGTTATACGAGGCATCAAGATTGCTAAATATCAAGAAGGCCACTTAATGAACAGAATTTAGCAGAGACCATTTGGCGGATCAGCTGGCAAATATTTCAGAAACAGAGCAAAACGGCTTTCTAATTTTGGCATCAACACAAGTACTGTTGTAGCCACGAAGCATGAGGAGGTGGTACTCCAGCACCTCAAATAGTAGCCAAATGGCGGTGGCGCCCGTGAGCACCCCGACAAAGATCTTCTTGTTCCTCCATAGGAAGAGGTCAGCAGCTGCAAAGCATAGCACATAGCACATAAACATTAATGTGATTTGTTTCTGACATTTTTGTTCTATCAAATAAGCAACGTTACTCACTAACTTTTGTTTCGGACAAATAACCATCAGTTGTTGCACCCTAAAAAACAAGAGGGACCACCCTAAAAAAACAAGAGGAAACACTAGTGATACAAGTAGCATAAGCATAATACAACACCATATATTTGACGTGTGgggatgtatatatatatgtgtgtgtgtctgtgtgtgtaatTAACAAAGTTGGTTCAGTTGGACATATCAAAGTGTGTAATTAACTAATTATGCATCAAGGTTTGTAGGTTCAGAAGGAAGatataagcaatcaagcaatgttagAATCTATGCAGAATGTCAAAATAACTTTAGATATGAAGGACCAGGAGTTCCACGAAAGATCTAAAGTTACATAACAAGCATGTATTGACCATCCTACTAGTAGCAAGAACATAAACATAATCACTTAAGAAGCAGCATGAACATGAGTAGATCAAATAACTAAGTACAATTTAGTATCCCAGCTGCCACAACATTTGAAAATATTCAGCACATTAAGACAACCTGGCAATAGTTTGTAATCCAAACCAAACCCAGACCAACCCATACATTTACAAGCCCAGCAATCAAACCAAACATATAGATAGTTGTTGATGCATGCACTGAGCACTCCTACTATTGATGCATGCTCAGTACGAATTGCACAACAATACCATTAAGTATTGCATGCATACAATTAAATTCAAAAGCTACAGACTCTTGTGACCTGGGAATAAGTAGCACTACTAATTCAGAGGCATCAAAATCTAAGCCATGCAAAATTGCTCACTTCTGAATCTTGAAACAATCTCAAGGCAAAAAAAAATAACACAAAGGAGCAGTATGAACCCTGCAGGCTGCAGACCACAAGCAACAATAGCACACAAATCAAATCATAGCACCGCAAGATGGTGACTCGGTCGAGCATATCCACCTTCCTCACCTGCAACCAAATCAGAGCATAAATCAGTCAACTACACACAAGAATGTCCACAAATCAAATCTGCATATCAACTGCGGAGGCAACTGAAAGGTCAAAGCAGCAATAAGGTCTTATATTATGGGGGCGGACGGAGTACTGGATGAGAACGACTGCTTAAATGTGTACATTTTAGTTTCTGAAGTGCTCCACAAACAACTGAAATACTAGAAGGGAGTGAATACTTAATCTTGAATAAACATCAATGATAGCTATATCTATAGCAACTTATACAGAAGCACACTTCACTTAAAATTAGGAATGGTTGCAAACTCATTTATTCTCTGGGATTCAATTTCAGGACGACTTTATGCATCCGGGAAGAGTAAATATTAGGCTCTATGCTGTCGCATAACAGAGGATACTTCAATATTACATATTGTACAGAAAACTAAACTAGAGCCTCGTATCCTACTGCATGACTACAGCCTAATTACACCACCACGTGCAATTGCATGGCCAGTACAACACTGGAGAAACTCATGACAAACTCCAACAATTTGAGCATAGGTGGAGAAACTGAAACTGCAGAACCATCCATTATTCTTATACAAAACTCAAACACAAATCCATGGCGAGGTAGCAACATATTCATAGGCGACTCGAGCAATTCGATGAAGAATTCCATACGGGGAGCCAGAGAGGAGAGGCGCTTGGATGGGTACCTCGGGTAGGGGAACATGCCGAGGATGTAGCCGGCGTTTTGTCGAGCACCTGGGGCGGGCTCTGGTTGGCGCAGGACACCCGAACCGGCGCTGCGCTCGTCCCGGACTAGTGGCTGCAGGGTGGGCCGTTGTACTCGAAGATCTACGCGGGGGCGAGGGGAGGGGGCCATCAGGCGGGCTGGGAAATCAATATCTTCCCACCATGTTTGCATCAGTGGTTGTGGAGAGGAAGAACACCAGAGgtagggagaagaagaagaaggtgaggGGTCTGACCTGCTGCTGCACATCTTGCAGGctcgccatggccatggccatgggagTAAGAGATGGGCCACCTAGGGTTCTGGGCGCCGTCGAGGAGGTTGGACGCGGCGGACCTCCATGTTGACCGGAGAGGAGAAGAGGCGGGGCTCCACTATCGAGTGGATCTGGATCCTCCCTCGCCAGTCgccagggagaggaggagaggttagGGGCCGCCGGCGACGGGGTCGAGGGAGGAGGCCCCCGGGGATGGGAAGACCGCGTAATTCGTCGGTGGGGTTGGCTGGggagaggaggtcgatggtgggagaggagaggaggtcggCGGCGTTTGGTGGAAAGATGGAAGAGGTGCGGGTCGCCCGCCACTCGCGGCCCCTTCACGACAACGCTGGTGCCGCCGCCACCGGTCGCTCGCCACTTGGACGAGCCCCGCGTCGTCGAGGAGCAGCGCGAGGGGTGCGGCCCCGCAGGCGGAGAGGGAGCAAGGGCGCGAGCGGGTGGAGGGATCCGAAGGTGGGTGGCGCACGACCGTGATGTCGTGGCTGTGGCAGGGGACGGGGCGCTTGGGTTGGATATGGAtcgaggagaaggggaaagagcgAGGCAGCggagaggggaagagagaggcAGGCGCGGGCTGCTAGGGTTTGGATTGGTCTGCTGAGAGGTGGACGGTCAGATCAGCTAGAACGGACGGTTCAGATCGGCTAAGGGGGGGTGATCCGTGGGATGAGCCCTGATTGGCTTAGAAAATTTATGGTTTAAAATAGTTTCTAAGTATTAAAATTATGGGTATTTTTTGAAGCAGCTATCAAAATATTTTTCAGAATGGCACAACTAAAATTTTCTCTCAAGTTAGACCACATTTTTCGATGATCGCCAATTGGCATGCATTTTTATCCTTCTaactatttttaatcatttttcgagtgcccgagaAGAgcctttttttgtgaaggacctaccaaatatttgttgtaaaattgtaccaaatcaattttataaaatactaggtcatgtttaatgcacaattgatcaaatggttgggtgtcaaaagccttgatccacctctagtgaaaaagacaaatttctgccgtttcagcaggaagcgggtcaaatttgaaccgtagctgcctcatagtttgctctttattttttccaaaaaatcatttctaggtacataactatctatttaattagagaaatatcaaaaggtttccaagattcaacaactagctatgaacggtcaagcccgcgttttgaccgcattttgaaacgggcataaaaaattgaaaaaaaaaatcaaaaaattgaaaaccttcgcattgtgtcatcatatgtgaccaagttttcaggaaaaataataaacttttaatacatcaattatttttaaaaagtgttctcagaaatgagctatcatgcgtgaagattcatggctttcaagccaaatgatcaatcttatggccacattcatggcatagtttgttcaaatgatctcatattgtgcacaagggtgcatcttgaaattacaaacaatgtttcctaaaggagttttcattttctttgcacggaaaatccattttccattttccgagtgcccgaattgagttctttttgtgcaggacctaccatatatttgttgcaaaattggaccaaatcatttttctaaaatactaggccatatttgattcaaaatttatcaaatggttgggtgtcaaaagccttgatccacctctggtgaaaaagacaaattcccgccgattaagtaggaagcgggtcaaatttgaactgcagctacctcatagtttgctctttattttttttcaaaaagtcatttctaggtacataaatatctatttaatcagagaaatatcaaaatatttccaagattcaaccactagctaggaacggtcaagcccgccgttttgatcgcatttcgaagcgggcataaaatattcaaaaaaataaaaaatggaaaaccttcacattgtgtcattatatgtgaccaagtttccaggaaaaataataaacttgtaatacaacaattattttaaaaaagtgttctcagaaatgagctatcatgcgtgaagattcagggttttcaagccaaatgatcaatcttatggccacattcatggcatagtttgttcaaatgatctcatattgtgcacaagggtgcatcttggaattccaaacaatgttgcctaagggagttttcattttctttgcacggaa
The sequence above is drawn from the Triticum aestivum cultivar Chinese Spring chromosome 7A, IWGSC CS RefSeq v2.1, whole genome shotgun sequence genome and encodes:
- the LOC123148463 gene encoding uncharacterized protein, translated to MCSSSPPDGPLPSPPRRSSSTTAHPAATSPGRAQRRFGCPAPTRARPRCSTKRRLHPRHVPLPEVRKVDMLDRVTILRCYDLICVLLLLVVCSLQAADLFLWRNKKIFVGVLTGATAIWLLFEEKKEHTQEKEQAQEKKSEQEKKALDCCCWSVEDLGSVTALHRLPPADVVRAACACRLLSTVASDRAVLEATFHAPSGMRHVLSDPATRAFWHAASLAQFALSRALRRGVTVPGIALKYFVQLGVQEL